A window of Nocardiopsis sp. Huas11 genomic DNA:
ACCGTGTCGTCGTAGGGCGCCTGGGACGGCTCGACGCCCAGCAGGCCGGACCGGAAGGCGCCGCGTTCGTCGTGGTTGCCCATGCCCACGACCACGACGGCGTCGAGGAGCCGGGCCGCCTCGCCCACGAGGTCCCGCACGATCCGGTAGGAGGGTTCGTCGCCCTGGTCGGTGATGTCCCCGGACAGGACGATGGCGTCGATCGCACCGCCGGAGGCGACGGCGGCGTCCAGCGCCGCCCGGAGCCCGGCCACCGGGTCGACCGAGTCGTACAGGGCTCCCTCGGCGACGGCGTGGACGTCGGTGAGGTGCAGGAGGGTGTGCTGGTAGCTCATGGCCCCACTCTGTGCCGAGGAGGTGAACGCCACTGCTCCTCTCCCCCAATGGCCGTCTACGGACCGGCGCCCGGTCAGTGCCCCGGATCGGCGATCGGCGGCGGATATCCGGGCGGCGGGTTCTCCTCCCGCCACGGCGTGTGCGCGCGCGTGCCCGGCAGATCGGCGAGTTCGGGCACGTACCTGCGGACGTAGTCGCCGCCGGGATCGAAGCGCCGGGCCTGGCGCAGCGGGTTGAAGGCCCGGTTGGGCCGTGTGTCGTTGCCGGTCCCCGCGACCCACTGCCAGTTGCCGTGGTTGTCGGCGACGTCCCCGTCCACGAGGTGGTCCTCGAAGTGCTCGGCGCCCTCGATCCAGTGCACCCGCAGCGTGCGCGTGAGGAACGCCGCGGTGATCATCCGGGTCCGGTTGTGCATGAACCCCTCCCGCAGGAGCTGGCGCATCCCCGCGTCCACGATGGGCACGCCGGTCCGTCCGCGCCGCCAGGCCGCGACGGCGTCGGGGTCGTGCCGCCACCCGCGCCCCCGGTCCCGGTAGTCGCGACGGTTGATGTCGGGGAAGGCCGCGGTCACCTGGTGGTGGAAGTCCCTCCACGCGAGCTGGCGCACGAACTCGTCGTGGCCGGGACGGCCCCGGCCCGCGAGGGCGACCTCCAGCGGGGACAGGCAGCCGAAGCGCAGATCGGCCGAGAGGAACGAGGTCGCCGCCCCGGCCAGGTCGTCCCGCCGGTCGGGGTAGTCGGCCTGACCGCGCTCCACCCAGGAGCGCAGCCTGGCCCTGGCCGCGTCCTCGCCGCCGGTGATCCGGTCCGCGGCGGCCTCTCCCCGGCCGCGGTCGCCCAGGGAGCGCGGCAGCTCACCGGGGGCGGGCCACCCGTGGGCGGGGATCGCGCTCGGCGCCTTCTCGACCGCGCGCCACGTGGCGGACTCCCAGGCCCGCCAGTAGGGGGTGAACACCTTGTAGTGGTCTCCGCCCTGGGGCACGACCTCCCCGGGCGGCACCACGGTCAGGCCCGGGAACTCCCGGACGGCCAGCCCGGCCTCGCGCAGCCTCCGCACGCGGCGGCCGGCGTGGCGGCTGACCCCGGCGCTGAGGTGGACCGTGTCCGCTCCGCCCTCCCGTGCCACGCGCAGGACCTCCTCGGCCGGGTCCCCCCGGCGCAGGACGAGGTCGGTCCCCCTGCTGCGCAGGGACCACCGCAGGTCGGTGAGGGCCTCCGCCAGGTAGGCGTTCCTGTTGCGGGCGGCCCGGTCCAGGAGACGGTCCTCGAGGACGAACAGCGGCAGGACGGGCCATCCGAGGGCCAGGGCGGCGCCCAACGCCGGATGGTCGTGGATGCGCAGGTCCTGGGTGAACAGGACGATCACGGCCGTCGTCACACGCGGCCTCCGACACGAAGGGGAGTCATACGATCACCTTAGAGGTCGCCTTCCTGGTGGGGGCGGCTTTCACCCAGTAGCGTGGGGACATGAGCCAGCAGTGCGCCACCTCACATCCGGAACCGGTCAGGCCCGTGGTCGGAGTGTCGAGCTGCTTGCTGGGCGCCCCCGTCCGCTACAACGGGGGCCATTCCCGCTCGCGGTTCCTCACCGACGAGCTGGGGCGGCACGTGGACTGGCTGCCCGTGTGCCCCGAAGCGGAGATCGGCCTGGGCGTGCCGCGGCCGACCCTGCGCCTGCAGCGGATCGGGGAGGCCGACCGGGTGATCTCCAGCAAGGACGGCGCCGACCACACCGACGACCTCGCCGCGGTCGCCGACCACCACCTCAAGGGCCTGAAGCACGTGGACGGGTACGTCCTCAAGAACAAGTCGCCGAGCTGCGGCCTCCTGGCCCTGCCGGTGTTCGACGACGCGGCCGACCGCGTGCACGGCAAGGGGCGCGGCGCCTTCGCCGAACGGCTGGTCGAGCTGCTGCCCGACCTGCCGGTGGAGGAGCAGGGCCGCCTGTCGGATCCCGGGCTGCGCGAGCACTTCGTGCAGCGGGTCTTCGCCCGCGCCCGGCTCCGGTCCCTGCTGTCGGGCGAGTGGCGGCCCCGGGACCTGGTGGAGTTCCACACCCGGCACAAGCTCCAGCTGATGTCCCACTCGCCGGAGGGCTACCGAGAGACCGGCCGGATCGTCGCCGCGGCGGGCGACGCCCCGCGCGAGCGGACCGCGAGCGCCTACGCGGAGGCCTTCCACCGCTCGATGGCGGTGCGCACGAGCCGCGGCAAGCACGCCAACGCGCTCCAGCACGCCTTCGGGATGCTGAGCGCGCTCCTGGACGACGCCCGCCGACACGACCTGTTGGAGGCGATCGAGTCCTACCGGGTGGGCCAGGCTCCGCTCAGCCTCCCGGTGGCGCTCCTGCGCCACCACTGCGCCGCCGAGGACGTGGTCTGGGCGCGCGAGCAGACCTACCTGCTCCCCTACCCGGACGACCTGCGGCTGCGCCACCCCGTCGACGTCTGACCGCGCCCCGGATCGACCATTCCGGCCACCCCTCGAACTCGCATGACTACAATCAGTCACTATCCGCGACCCGTCGTGTTTCGGAGGGACGTGGTGACCGCTGGTCCCGACTCTGAGGTTCGGTGTGTTCGCGACATTCTCCCGACGGGCCGTCATACTCGTCTCCTCCTGCGTCGTCGCCGTGGCCGCGGCCGCACTGGCGACCCTGCCGCCCGAGGGGGTCGCGGACCGGCTGGGCCTGCACCCGCCGGAGGCCGACCCCGCGCTCGCCACCGGCCGCCTGCTCGTCCCCGGTGACCGCGAGGCACCCGTTCCCGCGCCGATCCCCCAGCCCGGCCAGGTCGCCGTGTGCAACGAGCCCGGCACGGACGAGGTGGTGACACTGGCCGACGAGTCCGCCCCCGGCAGCGGGCGTCCGGTGTGGATCCGCCGCCCGCCCGGCCCCGACAGCGCCGACCTGCCCGTCCTCTACCTCCTGCACGGATCGGCCTCCACGCACGAGACCCTCATGGCGCAGGACCTCGGCCCGCTCCTGGACCACGAGATGTGCCGCACCGGGGTCGAGTTCGTCATCGCCGCGCCGCACGGCCAGGAGAACCGGGGCGCCACCACCGAGTGGGCCGACGCCGCCGACGGCCGGTTCGCGCTGGAGAGCTTCGTCACCGGTCCGGTGATCGAGGCGGTCGAGGGCGAGCACGTGCGCCCGCGGGAACTGCGGGCCATCGGCGGATTCTCCATGGGCGGCTACGGAGCGGCCGCCGCGGCGCTGCGCCACCCCGACCTGTACGCGCAGGTCGCGAGCTGGGCGGGGTACTTTCGCGTGGACGATCCCGACGGCGTGCTCGGCGAGGGCGCGGCGGACCACAGCCCCGACCTCCTGCTCGACTCCGCCGACGTCGAGCACCTGCGGTTCGTGCTGGTCGAGGGCACCGAGGAGCACACGCCGCTGCGGGAGGGGAGCATCCGCGGCGAGGCGGAGCGCTTCGCCGACCTGCTCGCCGACCGCGGTATGACAGTGGCCACTCTCCAGCCGCGCGGCGGACACGATTTCCCGACGTGGGGCCGCGCTTTGCCCGATGTCGCCGACTTCCTGGTGTCGGGGTGGGCCGCTACACCGTAGGCCGGGGGCCGTCTATACCAGACCCCTCGGACAATCCAGGCGGGAATGGTGTGTACCTTCGTCGCTGTTGACGACAGCGGCTGTATACACGACGTGGAGGGACCACCGGTGTCTGGAACCGTGCCTGAGGGAGACCTCCGTCCCTTTCCCTCCCGCGTCGCCACCATCAGCCTGCACACGTCTCCCCTGGACCAGCCGGGCACCGGTGACGCCGGCGGACTGAACGTCTACGTCGTCGAGGTCGCGCGCCGGATGGCCGAGCGCGGCGTGGCCGTGGACGTGTTCACCCGCGCGACCCGCGCCGACCTGCCCCCCGTGGTGGAGCTGGCGCCGGGGGTCAACGTCCGGCACGTCCCCGCGGGCCCCTTCGGCCACCTCGACAAGAACGCGCTCGCCGAGCACCTGTGTCCGTTCATCTTCGGACTCCTGCGCGCCGAGGCGCAGGGCGAACCCGGCCACTACGACCTCGTCCACGGCCACTACTGGCTGTCGGGACGCGCGGGCGTGGTGGCCGCTCGCCGTTGGGGGGTGCCGATGGTGCAGTCGATGCACACGATGGCCCGCGTGAAGAACGCCGCCCTGGCCGAGGGCGACCGGCCCGAACCCGAGCTGCGGGTGCGCGGCGAGGACCAGCTGGTCCGCCAGGCCGACCGGCTGATCGCCAACACCGACGACGAGGCTCGCCAGCTCAAGCGGCACTACGGGGCCGGCGACCACCAGATCAGCACGATCCCGCCGGGCGTGGACCTGGAGGTCTTCACCCCCGGCTCCCGTGCCGAGGCGCTGGGCCGGATCGGCCTGCCCTCGAACACCGAACTCCTGTTGTTCGTGGGCCGTGTGCAGCGCCTCAAGGCCCCCGACGTCCTCGTCCGCGCCGCCGCCGACCTCCTGGAGCGCGATCCCTCGCTGCGCTCGCGGTTGGTGGTCGGTGTGGTCGGCGGCCTGTCCGGTGCGGGCCGCGACGAGCCGCTCCTGCTCACCGACCTGGCCGAGTCCCTGGGCGTGGCCGACGTGGTGCGCCTGGAGCCCCCGCAGAACCGCCGGCGGCTGGCCGACTACTACCGCGCGGCCACGGCGACCGTGGTGCCGTCCTACTCCGAGTCCTTCGGCCTGGTGGCGGTTGAGTCCCAGGCCTGCGGCACGCCGGTCGTCGCCGCGCGCGTGGGCGGGTTGACCACGGCCGTCTCGGGCGGTGTGTCGGGGGTCCTGGTGGAGGGCCACGACCCCGCCGACTACGCCACCGAGCTGCACCGCCTGATCGCCGAGCCCGCCTGGCGTGCCAAGCTGGCGGAGGCGGCGCCCAAGCACGCCGCCACGCTGGGCTGGTCGCGGACCGTCGACGAACTGCTGGACGTGTACCGCACGAGCATCACCCCGCGCGCGCTGCCGCTGGCGGCGTGCCGATGACCGGAAGGGACCCGCAGGTGGATACGCAGACGGCGCGCGAGGCCGCGGCGAGGGCGATCTCCGAGGCGGTGGCCGAGGCCGGACTGGAGACGGAGCTGCCCCGGGAGGGCTCCTTCCTCGTCACGATCCCCGGCACGGCCAAGCTCAAGACCCTCGTGTGGCTGGAGGTCGGGCCGCACAGCCTCGGCGTGACCTCGTTCTTCTGCCGCCAACCGGACGAGAACCACGGTGAGTTCTACCGCTGGCTGATGCAGCGCAACTCCGGCATGTTCGGGATGGCCTTCGCCGCCGACGAGGTCGGAGACGTGTACATCCGCGGCCGGCTGCCGCTGGAGGGCGTCACGCCCGCGGAGGTCGACCGGCTGCTGGGGTGCGTGCTCACCTACTCCGACGAGAACTTCAACCGCGCTCTGGAGCTGGGCTTCGCCTCGGCGATCCGCAAGGAGTGGCGCTGGCGGGCCGAGCGCGGCCACGACATGCGCAACCTCCGGGCCTTCGCGCACCTGGCCGAGCCGCACCCGGGCGGCGAGCCCGCGACCCTGCCGGAGGGCTCCGCCTAGGGCGCCGCACGGCCCCGCACGGCCCAAGGCGACGGGGGCGCGTGGGGGCGGGCGGCGGAGTGGCTAGGCTTGCCCCCATGGGAACTCTGGTACTGCTGCGACATGGTGAGAGCGTCTGGAACGCGAAGGGCCTGTTCACCGGCTGGGTGGACGTGGACCTGTCGGCGACGGGCGAGGACGAGGCACGCCGGGGCGGTGAGCTGCTCAAGGACGCCGGCATCACGCCGGACATCCTGCACACCTCGCTGCTCAAGCGCGCCATCCGCACCGCGAACCTGGCTCTGGACGCCGCCGACCTGCACTGGCTGCCGGTCGAGCGCTCCTGGCGCCTCAACGAGCGCCACTACGGCGCCCTGCAGGGCAAGGACAAGGCGCAAACGCGCGAGGAGTACGGCGAAGAGCAGTTCATGATCTGGCGCCGCTCCTACGACACCCCGCCGCCGCCCATCGCCGACGACGACCCCTACTCGCAGGCCGCCGACGCCCGCTACGCCAAGCTGCCGTCGGAGCTCAACCCGCGTACCGAGTGCCTCAAGGACGTGCTGGACCGCGCCCTGCCCTACTGGTACGACGCCATCGTCCCCGACCTGGCCGCCGGCAGGACCGTCCTGGTCGCCGCGCACGGCAACTCGCTGCGCGCCCTGGTCAAGCACCTGGACGGGATCAGCGACGCCGACATCGCCGGGCTGAACATCCCCACCGGCATCCCGCTGATGTACGACCTCGACGACGACTTCCACCCGCGCAACCCGGGCGGCACCTACCTCGACCCGGAGGCCGCCAAGGCCGCCATCGAGGCCGTCGCCAACCAGGGCAAGAAGTAGCGAGCCCACGGCCTTCGGGCCCGCCTCGGCTCCGCACGGCGCCCGTGCCACCACCGGTGGCACGGGCGCCGTGCGTAGGGGCGTGCCCTCAGTACACGAGCGCCTGGGCTCCCTCGGCCACGGCCTCCTCGACGAACGACGGCGCTCCGGCGATGCGCACACCCTCGATGAGGTCGTCCTGGGTCAGGTCCCTCCGGGCGGCGCACTGCGTGCACACCGTCACGCGGCCCGCGGCCAGGACCGCGTCGAGGAGGTCGGACAGGGGGGCGGCGTGCGGGAGGGCGAACTGCTCGGCACGGCCGGGGACGGCGAACCACGCCGACTCCCCGGTCAGCCAGAGCGAGACGTCGACCCCGCTGGCCAGGGCCGCCGCGGCGACCGTGAACGCCTGGTTGCACCGCTCGGGGTCGTTCTCTCCGGAAGTGACCTTGATCACCAAGGAACGGGACATGTCGGTCAGCCTACTGTCAGTCCGACGAGGACCAGCACCGCCCCCGCCACAGCACAGGCGCCGAAGGCGACCGTGAGCGCCACCGCCTCCCGGCGCCGCGGCGGGGTCCGGGCGGGCTGGGCGTCGATGCCGTGCTCGATGGACAGCTTGCCGCCCTCGGGGGCGACCAGCACGACCCGGCCCTCTCGCAGCTGGACCCGTCCGCTGACGCGGACCCGCGCCCCCGGCCGGATGACCCACTCGCGGTACTCGAACTCGATCGTCTCGCCGCGGAAGACCCCGGAGATCCGACCGCGCACGCGCGGCAGCAGGTCGTCCGCGGCGGCGGCCACACCCGGCTGGGGGCGTCCGACCAGGCGTTTGAGGCACAGCTCGGCGCCACGGGTCTCGGCGTCGTCCGGGTCGACGAAGACGCGGTCGCCGTCGGCGGGGTCGCCCTCGGCGACCAGGCCGAAGAGCTCCTCGCCGCCGTACTCGGCGATGGGGTCGCAGGCGCGTTCGCGGACCGTGCCGCCGTCCTGGTTGAGCGGGCGGTAGTGCCGCAGCACCTCGTGCCCGTGCCACACGCACTCGGCGCCGGCCAGCCCGGAGGTGATGGGACCCGCGGGCCCGGGGGCGGCGACGCCGGACAGGGTGACGCGGCGGCCCTCCAGTCTGGCGAGCGCCCGGGGACGCAGTTGGGCGACGCCGCGCTGGCGCAGCCAGCGGCGCAGGCCGATGAAAGTGAGCGGCAGGAGGACGACCGCGGCGATGAGCAGCGCCGAACCGATGACCAGCAACACAGGCCGCCCCTTATTTCTGCGTCGGAGGTAGGAGACGAACGGCGGGTTCGACACCCCGTGACCACACCGTGTCGCAGACAATCTTTACCAGTTCTTCGGGAAAGCGGGGCCAATTGGGCATGGCCGTCCCTGGGCGCACTGGTGGCAGGGTCGGGGAGCCGGTCCGAGCGGACGTGCCAGTGCTCCGATCCCGCTACGCTCAGAGGTCATGGACGCTGAAGTACACCCCGATCTGGCGAAACTGTCCTTCCTGCTCGGCCGGTGGGAGGGCGTCGGCATCGCCGGCTACGCCGAAGAGGAAGAGTTCCAGTTCGGGCAGGAGGTCGAGTTCTCCCACAACCCGGACGCGCCGTACCTGACCTACAGCAGCAAGGCCTGGCGGATGAAGGCCGACGGCACGCTGGGCGAGGTCATCGCGGAGGAGTCCGGCTACTGGCGTGCGCTGTCGGAGGCCGACACCGCGCAGTACGCCAAGGACGACGACAAGAACATCATCCACCTCGAGGTGCTCATCTCCCACAACGAGGGGTTCATCGAGTCCTACCTGGGCAACGTGTTCGCCAACCGGGTGGAGATGGCCACCAACGCGGTGATGCACACGATCACCGGCCTGGAGGTCACCGCCTCGCACCGGCTCTACGGCCTCTTCGGAGACGACCGGGAGACCCTGGGCTACGCGTGGGACCTGGCGGCGCGCGGCCACGAGCTGCGCTCCTACATGTCGGCGCAGTTGAAGAAGGCCGGCGCGCGGCCGACCGAGAAGTAGCCCCGCGGCCGGGCCGCGGGCAGGGGCAGACCCCGGGTGTCCTCCCACCG
This region includes:
- a CDS encoding phosphoglyceromutase, which translates into the protein MGTLVLLRHGESVWNAKGLFTGWVDVDLSATGEDEARRGGELLKDAGITPDILHTSLLKRAIRTANLALDAADLHWLPVERSWRLNERHYGALQGKDKAQTREEYGEEQFMIWRRSYDTPPPPIADDDPYSQAADARYAKLPSELNPRTECLKDVLDRALPYWYDAIVPDLAAGRTVLVAAHGNSLRALVKHLDGISDADIAGLNIPTGIPLMYDLDDDFHPRNPGGTYLDPEAAKAAIEAVANQGKK
- a CDS encoding DUF523 and DUF1722 domain-containing protein, producing the protein MSQQCATSHPEPVRPVVGVSSCLLGAPVRYNGGHSRSRFLTDELGRHVDWLPVCPEAEIGLGVPRPTLRLQRIGEADRVISSKDGADHTDDLAAVADHHLKGLKHVDGYVLKNKSPSCGLLALPVFDDAADRVHGKGRGAFAERLVELLPDLPVEEQGRLSDPGLREHFVQRVFARARLRSLLSGEWRPRDLVEFHTRHKLQLMSHSPEGYRETGRIVAAAGDAPRERTASAYAEAFHRSMAVRTSRGKHANALQHAFGMLSALLDDARRHDLLEAIESYRVGQAPLSLPVALLRHHCAAEDVVWAREQTYLLPYPDDLRLRHPVDV
- a CDS encoding FABP family protein; protein product: MDAEVHPDLAKLSFLLGRWEGVGIAGYAEEEEFQFGQEVEFSHNPDAPYLTYSSKAWRMKADGTLGEVIAEESGYWRALSEADTAQYAKDDDKNIIHLEVLISHNEGFIESYLGNVFANRVEMATNAVMHTITGLEVTASHRLYGLFGDDRETLGYAWDLAARGHELRSYMSAQLKKAGARPTEK
- a CDS encoding esterase family protein, with the protein product MFATFSRRAVILVSSCVVAVAAAALATLPPEGVADRLGLHPPEADPALATGRLLVPGDREAPVPAPIPQPGQVAVCNEPGTDEVVTLADESAPGSGRPVWIRRPPGPDSADLPVLYLLHGSASTHETLMAQDLGPLLDHEMCRTGVEFVIAAPHGQENRGATTEWADAADGRFALESFVTGPVIEAVEGEHVRPRELRAIGGFSMGGYGAAAAALRHPDLYAQVASWAGYFRVDDPDGVLGEGAADHSPDLLLDSADVEHLRFVLVEGTEEHTPLREGSIRGEAERFADLLADRGMTVATLQPRGGHDFPTWGRALPDVADFLVSGWAATP
- the mshA gene encoding D-inositol-3-phosphate glycosyltransferase; its protein translation is MSGTVPEGDLRPFPSRVATISLHTSPLDQPGTGDAGGLNVYVVEVARRMAERGVAVDVFTRATRADLPPVVELAPGVNVRHVPAGPFGHLDKNALAEHLCPFIFGLLRAEAQGEPGHYDLVHGHYWLSGRAGVVAARRWGVPMVQSMHTMARVKNAALAEGDRPEPELRVRGEDQLVRQADRLIANTDDEARQLKRHYGAGDHQISTIPPGVDLEVFTPGSRAEALGRIGLPSNTELLLFVGRVQRLKAPDVLVRAAADLLERDPSLRSRLVVGVVGGLSGAGRDEPLLLTDLAESLGVADVVRLEPPQNRRRLADYYRAATATVVPSYSESFGLVAVESQACGTPVVAARVGGLTTAVSGGVSGVLVEGHDPADYATELHRLIAEPAWRAKLAEAAPKHAATLGWSRTVDELLDVYRTSITPRALPLAACR
- a CDS encoding YbjN domain-containing protein, whose product is MTGRDPQVDTQTAREAAARAISEAVAEAGLETELPREGSFLVTIPGTAKLKTLVWLEVGPHSLGVTSFFCRQPDENHGEFYRWLMQRNSGMFGMAFAADEVGDVYIRGRLPLEGVTPAEVDRLLGCVLTYSDENFNRALELGFASAIRKEWRWRAERGHDMRNLRAFAHLAEPHPGGEPATLPEGSA
- a CDS encoding DsrE family protein, with protein sequence MSRSLVIKVTSGENDPERCNQAFTVAAAALASGVDVSLWLTGESAWFAVPGRAEQFALPHAAPLSDLLDAVLAAGRVTVCTQCAARRDLTQDDLIEGVRIAGAPSFVEEAVAEGAQALVY
- a CDS encoding deoxyribodipyrimidine photo-lyase, with the translated sequence MTTAVIVLFTQDLRIHDHPALGAALALGWPVLPLFVLEDRLLDRAARNRNAYLAEALTDLRWSLRSRGTDLVLRRGDPAEEVLRVAREGGADTVHLSAGVSRHAGRRVRRLREAGLAVREFPGLTVVPPGEVVPQGGDHYKVFTPYWRAWESATWRAVEKAPSAIPAHGWPAPGELPRSLGDRGRGEAAADRITGGEDAARARLRSWVERGQADYPDRRDDLAGAATSFLSADLRFGCLSPLEVALAGRGRPGHDEFVRQLAWRDFHHQVTAAFPDINRRDYRDRGRGWRHDPDAVAAWRRGRTGVPIVDAGMRQLLREGFMHNRTRMITAAFLTRTLRVHWIEGAEHFEDHLVDGDVADNHGNWQWVAGTGNDTRPNRAFNPLRQARRFDPGGDYVRRYVPELADLPGTRAHTPWREENPPPGYPPPIADPGH